AAAAATAGTTATCATATAAGTGCCAATTATATGAGCCATTAGCTCAGTTGGTAGAGCATCTGACTTTTAATCAGAGGGTCGAAGGTTCGAGTCCTTCATGGCTCACCAGATTTTTTTGCGAAGCAAAATGAATTTCTATATGCGGGTGTGGCGGAATTGGCAGACGCACCAGACTTAGGATCTGGCGCCGCAAGGCGTGGGGGTTCGACTCCCTTCACCCGCACCATTTAGTTTAATATGCGGAAGTAGTTCAGTGGTAGAACACCACCTTGCCAAGGTGGGGGTCGCGGGTTCGAATCCCGTCTTCCGCTCCAAAGTTGCCGGGGTGGCGGAACTGGCAGACGCACAGGACTTAAAATCCTGCGGTAGGTGACTACCGTACCGGTTCGATTCCGGTCCTCGGCACCAACTTTTCTTTCGCAAAAGCGAAATACCAATCAATATTATGCGCCCGTAGCTCAATTGGATAGAGTGTCTGACTACGGATCAGAAGGTTATGGGTTCGACTCCTTTCGGGCGCGCCATATATTGCGGGAAGTAGCTCAGCTTGGTAGAGCACTTGGTTTGGGACCAAGGGGTCGCAGGTTCGAATCCTGTCTTCCCGACCATGCTTTTAAAAACAAAATGGGGCCTTAGCTCAGCTGGGAGAGCGCCTGCTTTGCACGCAGGAGGTCAGCGGTTCGATCCCGCTAGGCTCCACCATAACTTAATTCTATATTTGGCGGTGTAGCTCAGCTGGCTAGAGCGTACGGTTCATACCCGTAAGGTCGGGGGTTCGATCCCCTCCGCCGCTACCAAATAAATTAGTTATAGAATTTCAAATTGGACCTTTAGCTCAGCTGGTTAGAGCAGACGGCTCATAACCGTCCGGTCGTAGGTTCGAGTCCTACAAGGTCCACCAGTAATTTTATATAATATGGAGGAATACCCAAGTCCGGCTGAAGGGATCGGTCTTGAAAACCGACAGGCGGGTTAAACCGCGCGGGGGTTCGAATCCCTCTTCCTCCGCCATATTATTACTTCAGCAACGAGCGTTACTTCAAAGAGTTAACTGCGAGTTGTATCAATCGAGCCGCAGCTTGAATAGACATTCTAAGATTGATACAAATATGCATATTATGTGCATCAAATAATTTTCTATTGTCGCGGGGTGGAGCAGTCTGGTAGCTCGTCGGGCTCATAACCCGAAGGTCGCAGGTTCAAATCCTGTCCCCGCAATTCGGTCTGGTAGTTCAGTTGGTTAGAATGCCTGCCTGTCACGCAGGAGGTCGCGGGTTCGAGTCCCGTCCAGACCGCCATTTTTATTAAGATGGCAAAATATAGTGGCTCAGTAGCTCAGTCGGTAGAGCAAAGGACTGAAAATCCTTGTGTCGGCGGTTCGATTCCGTCCTGAGCCACCATTTATTTTTAGATGGTATCTATTATGATGGCGATTGTGGCGAAGTGGTTAACGCACCTGATTGTGGTTCAGGCATTCGTGGGTTCGATTCCCATCAGTCGCCCCATAGTTTAATTTATTATTTGCGGGTGTAGTTTAGTGGTAAAACCTCAGCCTTCCAAGCTGATGTTGTGAGTTCGATTCTCATCACCCGCTCCAATTTATGGGCCTATAGCTCAGCTGGTTAGAGCGCACGCCTGATAAGCGTGAGGTCGATGGTTCGAGTCCATTTAGGCCCACCAGAACTTTTTGCGACAGCAAAATAGGTAGTATTTTTTGCAACAGCAAAATAAATTTCTATTGTTCCGCAGTAGCTCAGTGGTAGAGCTATCGGCTGTTAACCGATCGGTCGTAGGTTCGAGTCCTACCTGCGGAGCCATTTTTTATGGGGAAGTACTCAAGAGGCTGAAGAGGCGCCCCTGCTAAGGGTGTAGGTCGGGTAACCGGCGCGAGGGTTCAAATCCCTCCTTCTCCGCCATAAATTAAGGCCCCTTGGTCAAGTGGTTAAGACACCTCCCTTTCACGGAGGTAACACGGGTTCGAATCCCGTAGGGGTCATACAAAAAGGCTGATGATATTTTATCATCAGTTTTTTTGTGCTTATTTTTGTCAGTGAAAAGGACAATACACCAATCGAAATGTATAACTCTATAAGTTCAAAGTCTATAGTGACCGTAAAATAGCAGCGAACGGAAATTGGGTAACTATAAAAAACTTTCATTAATCTAAATCCCAATGTTAGCTAAATCAACCAATCATCAAAGCGCTCCAGTGATCCAATACCCTCTTCTAAATCAAATTGAGTCTCTCCGTTGACAGGGTGGAGTTGTGACGCCTTTTGATATGCTCAGTGTATTTTCCAGTTATCGTAGAGTGACCAAATACCTTCTAAATCTCCCATTAAACAACAACCTTCATCCTAAAAAATGTCCGAAAAATTTGTTGTTATATAAGAAAAACAAACATTCCAATACTCTATAATGTCCTTAGCTTGTCAAAGACATAAGAGCACATTCGCGAAAGTAAAATGATATATTGAAATAACATTATATTCAGCGCATTTTTGACAAGAACATTGATAACGCTTACATATGGTGAATATTTAACACTTTTACATGCTAAAGTTTCTTATAATTTAAATAATATTTTTTACCCAAAATCGCAAAAAAACTTTATATTTTTTTGTCTTTTTACGTAGGATTTCTTGTTTAAATTTGTCGAAAGGTGCAGTTAAACCTCACAATATGACAAACTATATGTTTTATTGTCAGAAAAGATAAAAAAGTTTTACAAGAGATATTTCTAGTTTGCACTTATAATTAACCCTTGAAATACATTTTCACAAGGATGAGGTTAATAATGGCAGTGAACACTTTATATCCAACAGACTATCAGTTGCATTTATTTCATGAGGGGAACCTTTTTCAAAGTCACCAGCTGTTTGGAGCACACGTTTTTAGAGAAGCCGACAAAGTCTATACGCGATTTTGTGTATGGGCTCCAAACGCTAACAATGTAAGGCTGGTTGGAAATTTCAATAACTGGAATGGAGAAGGTTACGATTTACATAGGGTAAACAATGAAGGTGTATGGATTATTGTCATTAATCAAGACCTAAATGGATGCCTCTATAAATATGAAATAATTACAGCACAAAACGAAAGACTTTTAAAATCAGATCCATATGCATTTTATTCTGAACTGCGGCCAAATACAGCATCCATCGTATATTCATTGAGAAACTACGATTGGCAGGATAATCATTGGATGCACCGAAAGCAAAAAAGAAACTTCTTATCTGAACCACAGATCATCTATGAGGTGCATTTTGGTTCATGGAAAAAGCATGAAAATGGTGATTTTTTAACATATAAGGAAATGGCTGAAGAACTCATACCTTATGTGCTTGAACATGGATTTACACATATTGAATTATTACCGCTTATCGAGCACCCCTTTGACGGATCTTGGGGATATCAGGGTACTGGATACTTTTCGGCAACGTCTCGCTACGGCACACCAAAGGACTTTATGTACTTTGTAGACCAGTGTCATCAGAATGGAATTGGCGTCATTCTTGATTGGGTTCCTGGTCATTTTTGTAAGGACTCTCATGGTTTATATCGTTTTGATGGTTCGCATATTTATTCCTACGAAACAGAGACTGACAGGGAAAATCAAGTATGGGGAACAGCAAACTTTGATCTCGGAAAAGGCGAAGTGCAAAGTTTCCTCATCTCAAATGCATTTTATTGGATTGATTATTTCCATATCGATGGCTTTAGAATGGATGCTGTTGCAAATATCATCTATTGGCCAAATTCAGCCGAGAATCAAGAAAATCCATTTGGCATTGATTTTCTAAAAAAATTAAATATACAAGTTCATGAATATGATCCAACCTTTGTCATGATTGGAGAGGATTCAACCGATTTCCCTAATGTTACTGCTCCTGTCCATTATGGTGGATTAGGGTTCGATTATAAATGGAACATGGGCTGGATGAATGACATTTTAAAATATATGGAAACTCCGCCATTTGCACGTGCAAGTGTTCATACGAAAGTAACTTTCTCACTCCTTTATGCCTTTACAGAAAACTTTATGCTCCCGTTATCACATGATGAAGTGGTACATGGAAAAAAGTCGCTTTTAGACAAAATGCCAGGAGATTACTGGGAGAAATTCGCCCAACTACGTTTACTTCTAGGGTATATGTTTGCACATCCTGGTAAGAATCTATTATTTATGGGATTCGAGCTTGGTCAGTTTGCAGAATGGAAAGACAAGGAACAGTTAGATTGGAATCTATTAGAATATGAAATGCACCAAAAAATAAATCAATATGTTAAACAATTAACAAAGCTTTATAAACGTTCTAAGGCTATGTATGAACTTGACCACATGCATGATGGATTTGAATGGATTGACTGTGATAATTATAGCCAATCAGTCTTTTCATTCATTCGGAAAGGTAAAACAGAAAATGATTATTTAATAATCATTTGTAATTTTACAGGCGTGCATTATCCAGAATTTAAAATAGGCGTACCTGCTCAAGAAGAGTTTCGTGAAATATTTAATAGTGACGATACAGACTTTGGCGGCGCCGGTTTTATAAATAAGAAAACATTTATGGCTTTAGAAGAGCCATTTCATGGAAGACCATATTCCGTTAATGTGACGATACCGCCTTTTGGCTTTCAGATCATTCGACCGGTGAAAAAACGAAAGGAGAGAAAAGGTAATGGGAAAGAAAAAGTGCGTGGCAATGCTATTGGCAGGAGGGAAAGGAAGCAGACTTAATTCACTTACAAAGGATTTGGCAAAGCCTGCTGTTCCATTTGGAGGTAAGTACAGAATCATTGATTTTCCTTTAAGCAATTGTACGAATTCAGGTATAGATACAGTGGGAGTATTAACTCAGTATCAACCATTGCTATTAAATTCTTATATAGGTATTGGCAGTGCATGGGACCTTGACCGAAAAGATGGAGGGGTAACCGTTTTACCTCCGTATGCTGAAACTTCAGAGGTAAAGTGGTATACCGGTACCGCAAGTGCTATTTATCAAAACCTTAATTATTTGAAGCAATACCAGCCTGAATATGTACTCATTCTCTCTGGTGACCATATTTACAAAATGAATTATGAGAGTATGCTTGAATATCATATTGAGAAAAGAGCAGACGTAACCATTTCCTTAATTGAGGTTCCTTGGGCGGAAGCAAGCCGTTTTGGAATTATGAACACTAACGAGGAATTAAGAATAACAGAGTTTGAGGAAAAGCCAGCAGAACCGAAGAATAATTTAGCTTCGATGGGCATTTATATTTTCAGCTGGAATATACTGAAAGAATATCTAGAGATGGACGCTAGAAATACGAAATCCTCCCACGACTTTGGTAAAGACATTATTCCAACTCTATTAGATGAAAATAAAAAGTTATATGCCTATCCTTTTAAAGGTTATTGGAAGGATGTTGGTACAGTTAAGAGCCTGTGGGAAGCAAATATGGATCTATTAAATAACGAATGTGATTTAGATCTATTTGATCATGATTGGAGAATTTATTCTGTCAATCCTAATCAGCCTCCACAATATATCTCTCCTGAAGCCATTGTTAAGGAATCTTTAATTAATGAGGGCTGCACGATTGAAGGAGAAATTGATAATTCTGTTTTATTTCAAGGGGTAACTGTTGGTAAAGGATCGATTATTAAGGAATCTGTAATCATGCCGGATGCGGTAATTGGTGAAAACGTTAAGATTGAAAAAGCAATTGTTCCTAGTGATGTAATTATTCCTGATGGAACCGTAATCCGTTCATTTGATGATGAAATTATTCTTGTTACAGAAGAAATGTTAAGTGGGTTATATCCTGCTTTTTAATATTAAGGTTATCTAGCTGCGGGCGCCATCGGCTCGAGTCATAAGCCAATCACTTCGGAAGGCAAAAACCATGCCTTCTGTCAGTGCCTGTCTTATACTTGTCGCCGATGAGCAGGCGCCCTACGCTTTTATATCGGGAGGGACTAGTATTGAAGAGGAAGCTATTAGGAGTTATTGACGCAACAACGTACCATGAAGATCTAGAGGACCTTTTAACACATCGGTCACTTGCAGCCC
This genomic stretch from Neobacillus niacini harbors:
- the glgB gene encoding 1,4-alpha-glucan branching protein GlgB → MAVNTLYPTDYQLHLFHEGNLFQSHQLFGAHVFREADKVYTRFCVWAPNANNVRLVGNFNNWNGEGYDLHRVNNEGVWIIVINQDLNGCLYKYEIITAQNERLLKSDPYAFYSELRPNTASIVYSLRNYDWQDNHWMHRKQKRNFLSEPQIIYEVHFGSWKKHENGDFLTYKEMAEELIPYVLEHGFTHIELLPLIEHPFDGSWGYQGTGYFSATSRYGTPKDFMYFVDQCHQNGIGVILDWVPGHFCKDSHGLYRFDGSHIYSYETETDRENQVWGTANFDLGKGEVQSFLISNAFYWIDYFHIDGFRMDAVANIIYWPNSAENQENPFGIDFLKKLNIQVHEYDPTFVMIGEDSTDFPNVTAPVHYGGLGFDYKWNMGWMNDILKYMETPPFARASVHTKVTFSLLYAFTENFMLPLSHDEVVHGKKSLLDKMPGDYWEKFAQLRLLLGYMFAHPGKNLLFMGFELGQFAEWKDKEQLDWNLLEYEMHQKINQYVKQLTKLYKRSKAMYELDHMHDGFEWIDCDNYSQSVFSFIRKGKTENDYLIIICNFTGVHYPEFKIGVPAQEEFREIFNSDDTDFGGAGFINKKTFMALEEPFHGRPYSVNVTIPPFGFQIIRPVKKRKERKGNGKEKVRGNAIGRRERKQT
- a CDS encoding glucose-1-phosphate adenylyltransferase, whose amino-acid sequence is MGKKKCVAMLLAGGKGSRLNSLTKDLAKPAVPFGGKYRIIDFPLSNCTNSGIDTVGVLTQYQPLLLNSYIGIGSAWDLDRKDGGVTVLPPYAETSEVKWYTGTASAIYQNLNYLKQYQPEYVLILSGDHIYKMNYESMLEYHIEKRADVTISLIEVPWAEASRFGIMNTNEELRITEFEEKPAEPKNNLASMGIYIFSWNILKEYLEMDARNTKSSHDFGKDIIPTLLDENKKLYAYPFKGYWKDVGTVKSLWEANMDLLNNECDLDLFDHDWRIYSVNPNQPPQYISPEAIVKESLINEGCTIEGEIDNSVLFQGVTVGKGSIIKESVIMPDAVIGENVKIEKAIVPSDVIIPDGTVIRSFDDEIILVTEEMLSGLYPAF